One Littorina saxatilis isolate snail1 linkage group LG14, US_GU_Lsax_2.0, whole genome shotgun sequence genomic region harbors:
- the LOC138946776 gene encoding tigger transposable element-derived protein 4-like — MDMNRLPTEYKHQKRAWMDSALFTSWVNKLDQKMAIRGRKIALIMDNCPAHPTVPALKATKVIFLPPNTTSVTQPMDQGIIQNLKVHYRHLYVKRGLLPAVEKKEAVIWTLLDCMSALKDAWTKVKPSTVANCFKHCGFFKDQATIICEDDPEDDLPLAQLVANLQASNMPADDEALRLFLEVDDDISTSAPLTADGIVQDIQSSLKTDPVDTDSEEEEEETTTPPTYAKAMESLATLRHVLVAMPKAMESLATLRHVLVAMPKAMESLATLRHVLVAMPKAMESLATLRHVLVAMPKAMESLATLRHVLVAMPKAMESLATLRHVLVAMPKAMESLATLRHVLVAMPKAMESLATLRHVLVAMPKSIQ; from the exons ATGGACATGAACCGCCTCCCAACAGAGTACAAGCACCAAAAGAGGGCCTGGATGGACTCTGCACTCTTCACATCCTGGGTCAACAAGCTGGACCAGAAGATGGCCATCCGTGGGAGAAAGATAGCCCTCATCATGGACAACTGCCCCGCCCATCCGACAGTCCCAGCACTCAAGGCCACCAAGGTAATCTTCCTTCCACCAAACACAACAAGCGTCACACAGCCAATGGACCAAGGGATCATCCAAAACCTCAAGGTTCATTACAGGCATCTTTATGTGAAGCGTGGTCTGCTTCCTGCTGTGGAGAAGAAGGAGGCCGTCATATGGACCCTGCTAGACTGCATGTCTGCTCTCAAGGATGCCTGGACCAAAGTCAAGCCAAGTACTGTCGCCAACTGCTTCAAGCACTGTGGATTCTTCAAGGATCAAGCCACAATCATATGTGAGGATGACCCTGAGGATGACCTGCCACTTGCCCAGCTGGTTGCCAACCTCCAAGCCAGCAACATGCCAGCCGATGATGAAGCCCTCCGTCTCTTCCTGGAGGTGGACGATGACATCTCTACCTCAGCTCCACTGACTGCTGATGGTATCGTCCAGGACATCCAATCATCTTTGAAAACTGATCCAGTGGATACAGACagtgaagaggaagaagaggaaaccacaacaccaccaacatATGCCAAGGCTATGGAATCACTGGCTACTCTTCGTCATGTCCTTGTGGCAATGCCCAAGGCTATGGAATCACTGGCTACTCTTCGTCATGTCCTTGTGGCAATGCCCAAGGCTATGGAATCACTGGCTACTCTTCGTCATGTCCTTGTGGCAATGCCCAAGGCTATGGAATCACTGGCTACTCTTCGTCATGTCCTTGTGGCAATGCCCAAGGCTATGGAATCACTGGCTACTCTTCGTCATGTCCTTGTGGCAATGCCCAAGGCTATGGAATCACTGGCTACTCTTCGTCATGTCCTTGTGGCAATGCCCAAGGCTATGGAATCACTGGCTACTCTTCGTCATGTCCTTGTGGCAATGCCCAAGGCTATGGAATCACTGGCTACTCTTCGTCATGTCCTTGTGGCAATGCCCAAG AGCATACAGTAA